The DNA region GAAGAAGGCCGAGCGTCTGGAAGTGCAGGGCAAGAAGGACCAGAAGCTGCAGAAGCGGCTCAAGGACGAACTCGCCTGGGTGCGCTCGGGTGCCAAGGCCCGCCAGGCCAAGAACAAGGCCCGCCTGCAGCGCTACGAGGAGATGGTGGCCGAGGCCGAGAAGACCCGCAAGCTCGACTTCGAGGAGATCCAGATCCCGGTCGGCCCGCGGCTGGGCAACACCGTCGTCGAGGTCGAGCACCTGGACAAGGGTTTCGGTGGTCGCCAGTTGATCAAGGACCTGTCGTTCACGCTGCCCCGCAACGGCATCGTCGGCGTCATCGGCCCCAACGGCGTCGGCAAGACGACCCTGTTCAAAACGATCGTCGGTCTGGAAGAACCGGACAGCGGTTCGGTCAAGGTCGGCGAGACCGTCAAGCTCAGCTACGTCGACCAGAACCGCGCCGGCATCGATCCCAAGAAGAACGTCTGGGAGGTCGTCTCCGACGGCCTGGACTACATCGAGGTCGGACAGACCGAGATCCCGTCGCGGGCCTACGTCTCGGCATTCGGCTTCAAGGGACCCGACCAGCAGAAACCGGCCGGCGTACTGTCCGGCGGTGAGCGCAACCGGCTCAACCTGGCCCTCACCCTCAAACAGGGCGGAAACCTGATCCTGCTGGACGAGCCGACCAACGACCTCGACGTCGAGACGCTGGGCTCACTGGAGAACGCCCTGGAACAGTTCCCCGGCTGCGCCGTGGTCATCAGCCACGACCGCTGGTTCCTCGACCGCACCTGCACGCACATCCTGGCGTGGGAGGGCGACGACGACAACGAGGCCAAGTGGTTCTGGTTCGAGGGGAACTTCGGTGCCTACGAGGAGAACAAGGTGGAAAGGCTCGGTGCCGAGGCGGCGCGCCCGCATCGAGTGACTCACCGCCGCCTCACTCGCGACTAGGGTTGGTCCGGTAGCGGCGCTGCCGGAACTGACACCGGTCAGGAGGGGTGGGGATGACGAGGTCCACCGACGAGTCGACCACGTGGACGACGTTCCCCGATCCCGCTGAGCCGCACGGCATCCCCGACTGGGTCTCGACCGCTTACGTCGAGACCTATCGCGGGTCGCACAGCGACTCCCTGGCCGGTGACGAACCCCCCGCCGTCGCCCCGGCCGGCCGGACCGTCGCCACCGCGGTGGTGACCCCCGCGCTGGTCGCCGCACACGCGCGGTTGGCGCAACGCCGACTCCCCGGCCGAACCGGGATCGCGGTGTACTCCGTCGACGACGGCTTCGGATTCGGGCCCGCACTGCAGGTGGTCACCGAACCGGCGGGCATGCTGATGGACTCGGTGGCGGTGCTGCTGCACCGCCTGGGTGTGGCCTACATCGGGATCATGACCCCGCAGTTCACGGTGCAGCGTGACCCGGCCGGGAACCTGCGCGGTGTCGCTCCGGCATCCGGTGACGGCGCGGCCGGCGCCGAGACCTGGATCCACGTCCAGCTCGCGCCGTCGGTGAGCCGCAACACCCTCGCCGAGCTCGAACGGCTGCTGCCCGATGTGATGGCCGACGTCCGCCAGGTGGCCATCGACGCCACCGCGATGCGGGCCGCGCTGACCGAGCTTGCCGACGAGGTGGAGACCGACCCGCACGGCCACTACGCCGCGCCGGACCGGCACGACGTCGCCGCACTGCTGCACTGGCTGGCCGACGGCCACTTCGTGCTCCTGGGATATCAGCGCGGGGAAGTGCGCGACGGTCAGGTCTTGGTCGACGACGCGGCACGGCTGGGTGTGCTGCAGTTGCGTAAATCCTTGCGTCCCAGGCTTACCGGAGAGAACCTGCTGACATTGGCACAGGCCACCGTGCCCAGCTACATGAGGTTCGGTTCGCACACCTACGTGGTGGCGATCCGCGAGGACACCGGCGACCGTATCGTGGCGCACCGTTTCGTCGGGCTGTTCACCGCCGGCGCCATGAACGCCGACGTCTTTGCGATCCCGGTCATCTCCCACACCGTCCGGCGGGCCTTGGCGCTGGCCGATCAGGAACCCGGGCATCCGGGGCAGCTGTTACTCGACATCATTCAGACCGTGCCACGCACCGAGCTTTTCGCGATCGATGCGGAACAGCTGCTCACCATGGCGCTGGCGGTCTCGGACCTGGGTTCACGGCGCGGAACCCTGCTGTTCCTGCGCGGTGACCGTACCGGCCGGTTCGTTTCCTGCCTGGTGTACCTACCGCGAGATCGTTACACCACACCGGTGCGCGTACAGATGGAAGACATCCTGGTTCGCGAGTTCGGCGGAGTGGGTTTGGAATACAGCGCCCGGGTCAGCGAAGCGCCTTGGGCACTGTTGCATTTCATGGTGCGGATGTCCGATGCCCCCGACGCCCGTACGGTCGACACCGGCGAGCAGAACCGGGTCCGGATCCAGGCGCTGCTCGCCGAGACCACCCGAAACTGGGGGGACCGGCTACTCGAGGCGGCCGCGCAGGACTCCATCGAAGCCGAGGTGGCCGAACACTATGCGGCGGCGTTCGGCGAGATCTACAAGCAGGCCGTCACACCCGCCGAGGCCGTCGGGGACATCGCGATCATCGAGCGGTTGACCGACGGTTCGGTCGAGCTGGTGTACTCCGGCCTCGGTGAAGCCGATGGCGGAGAGCTGGCCTGGTTCCTCGGCGGGCA from Mycolicibacter sp. MU0083 includes:
- the ettA gene encoding energy-dependent translational throttle protein EttA, translating into MAEFIYTMKKVRKAHGDKVILDDVTLNFLPGAKIGVVGPNGAGKSSVLRIMAGLDKANNGDAFLAPGATVGILLQEPPLDDTKTVRENVEEGVPIKAKLNRYNEVAELMATDYTDELMEEMGKLQEELDAADAWDIDSQLEQAMDALRCPPADEPVTHLSGGERRRVALCKLLLSKPDLLLLDEPTNHLDAESVLWLEQHLASYPGAILAVTHDRYFLDNVAEWILELDRGRAYPYEGNYSTYLEKKAERLEVQGKKDQKLQKRLKDELAWVRSGAKARQAKNKARLQRYEEMVAEAEKTRKLDFEEIQIPVGPRLGNTVVEVEHLDKGFGGRQLIKDLSFTLPRNGIVGVIGPNGVGKTTLFKTIVGLEEPDSGSVKVGETVKLSYVDQNRAGIDPKKNVWEVVSDGLDYIEVGQTEIPSRAYVSAFGFKGPDQQKPAGVLSGGERNRLNLALTLKQGGNLILLDEPTNDLDVETLGSLENALEQFPGCAVVISHDRWFLDRTCTHILAWEGDDDNEAKWFWFEGNFGAYEENKVERLGAEAARPHRVTHRRLTRD